A stretch of DNA from Panulirus ornatus isolate Po-2019 chromosome 14, ASM3632096v1, whole genome shotgun sequence:
cacatacacatgtatatcaataaacgcccacacatgaacataaacatacctatacatctcaacgtatacatacatatacatacacagatatatacatatatatacacatgtacatattcatatttgctgccttcatccatatttctttcttttaaactattcgccatttcccgcgttagcaaggtagcgttaagaacagaggactgggccttatcatccatatatacatacatatatatttattatacttgatcaccacttcctgcgttagcaagaaagtgccaggaaacagacgaagaaagacccaccaactcatatacatgcgtatatatgtatatatgtgtgtgtatgtatatgtatgtataggtgcgtgtataCATActtctttctcctcgttccccccacctctgacacatataacctctttgtcaatctttcctcactattctctccatgtgaccaaaccatttcaaaacaccctcttctgctctctcaaccacactctttttattaccacacatctctcgtactctttcaatacttactcgaccaaaccacttcacaccacatattgtcctcaaacatctttccaacacatccaccctcctccacacaaccatatctatagcccatgccttgcaaccatataacattgttggaaccactattccttcaaatatacccatttttgctctacgagacaatgttctcgccttccacacattcttcaatgctcccagaaccttagccccctcccccaccgtgtgactcacttccacttccatggttccatctgctgctaaatccactcccagatatttaaaacacttcacttcctccagcttttctccattcaaacttacctcccaactgacttgtccctcaaccccactgaacctaatagccttggtgatgcaggaaatggctatcataatgaataaataaataaattaatgaataCATGCTCTTATTAAATTTagtcacaactttctcctttcacacacttttccaaactcagtcaccaacttcagtttctcaatggaatcagccacctgtgcttatcatcagtgaaaaacaactgactcacttcccaggccctcacatccccaacagattgcatactcacccctctctccaaaactcttgcatttaagtctctaaccaccccatcaataaacaaattaaactcaaccatggggacatcacacactcttgccgaagactgaccttcactgggaaccaatcactctcctctcttcctacttgtacacgtgccttacacccttgataaaaacttttcactgcttctagcaccttccacaaagcatctctatcatcccaatcatatgccatctccagatccataaatgtcacatacaaatccatctgtttttttctaatttctcacacacattcttcatagcaaacacctgatcctcacatcctctaccacttctgaaaccacactgctcctccccaatctgatggtctgtacatgccttcaccctcttagtcagtcccatacaattttccaggaatactcaacaaacttatgcctctgtagcttaAACACTCACCCCTATCCTTTTtgttgctctcacatttggggtgattctagctctgcatcctaacTTGACAGAGTTGCTTTAAAGGTAAATTTTGGTTGTTACATGATTGAGACTTTTATATACAATATATGATATGCATGGGAAGCTTTCTAAAATGATATTGGTGAGATTTCTTTCAGAGATTGGAGGCATGAAATGTTTATACGTAAAACTTTTATATAAATTCAGAATTGTATCTGTACTGGTAAATTATTAAGATTAGTTGTATactgtaatcataataatattgaGACTAATAACAATTGATACAAATgtaagaggtgattgtggtgactgAATATCTATAATTTTTGTTGTAtagttatgtttttgttttaCAGAAGGATCATTCTGTATTTTTCTCTTTACAGCTTACTCTATGTCATCACCAGGCAGCCTCACTCCAGACAGCCCCAACAAGGGGCTTCTCTTGCAGATTCCTTCACCTATCATTACCAGACGCAACCGCACTAAGTCTACGTAAGGAAATAATCTTTGCTTCTTGCTTTATTTTTGCAGCATCTTTTTATTGAGAAAGTAATCATATATTATGGCCTACTGATATATAAATGCTAAAGATAGTATATGATATTATTTTATGAGAAAGAGAATACCAGGATTATGATGAACACAATCTTTATTTCATGGTGTTTCATCATATCAAGTCATTATCAGCAACTAAAGAGAGAAATAGTAAAATGTTAATAACAAACGGTACATATTAAGTTATTCTGTAAAACTTTTTAAAGAATCTCTTTAAACAATTCAGTAAGATATTGTCACACTACACTatgtaaattgtatttttcttcAGTAGGTTCTTACTTAAGGCATGAATTAatgattatttacatatttagaaAAATTTAGGATAAATAGGCAAAAATGATGGAAGTCTTACCAAACACATGCACCCAAATGCTTACAATTGCCTTCAAAACTCAAATCATAACCAGTTAGTGATATGGATAAAGtgtatgtatctttcttttcatacactGCTGTTCAGTAGGCTCTTACTTAATGAATGAGTTGATGATTATGTGAAAGCTACATTCTAAGGGTACTTAAAGCCTTAAATATGAGTGTAGCTTTCAGCAATACCAATATTGCTCAAAATATTCATATCAAAAGCTCATCAGAAAAATCTGCTGGCTGTATTTACAAAATACTTTGCAGAAGCAGTACATTAATATGTTTTATACAGGACTGATGTTTTTTATCACCATTTTGAAAAAGCCAAGACCATAATTGTGCACTATGGCATCCACAGGACAGACATAGCCAACAGTAATCCTGATGTTAAGGGGAAGGTGAAGTATTTTTGCCGATCAAAAGGCCATGGCTTCATAACACCAGATGATGGCGCAGATGATCTCTTCCTTCATATTTCAGAGTAAGTCATCATAATATTGTAAATCACAAATAGGTAGGTTTATGATAGTCTCTGAATAAACTGTTTATTACTCTTGTAATCTGCCCTGTTTTTTTATGTATTCAAAAATGATTAATTGCACCATTTCAAACAACCCAATAGATCACCGAGTCCTTTAACCTTTGTGATAACAGTCTGTTTTGATGGGTCCTTATGTTTTAGTTGAAAATAAGAGGAAATCATTTGAAAATAGGGAATCAGGCCTTAAACAGATTTATATTTGTTGTTGATGGTAGACCTCAGGGTCATTCCAGGTGAAATTTATTATTAGTTTTGCATATACTGACTATAAATTGCAAGTGATGCGAGCTCTTTTTTTAGATGGTTGTAATTTAGCCCATTATATTATTGGCACTTGCTAAGAAATGAGCCAAATAATTCTGTTACTCTATGTTTGCAACATAGAAATACCTTGTATTTTTGTACAACTTGCACCAGTAGAGGTGCTTGTTGTTGATTCTTACATTCAGTAAGTTCAGCCAAGAACCTAATTACATATATACTGAACAAGTTTTTGTGGGTTTTATTAAACTGATAGAAAAACTTTGCCAAAACTTTTAAGTTAATTTTGTAATTATACATTATATTATTTGCTTTGATTGTTAACTTTCAGTCACTCTCTTCAGGTTGATGCTTCTGCATTGCATGAATTGGCAGATAAGTAGTAATTGACCTCTGGATCACCATCATTGTTTTACTTCATACACTTTGGTTGTCTTTTGATGTGTTGGAGGCATGATTCTGTTATGCTTTTTATCTCGAAatattaattttcattcattttagttGTTATAGCATAAGATAGTTATTGAACCACGAAACCATTACACAATACTGATATGAAAAATTGCTATGCAAAATTTACCCTTTCACTACACATCTACGACACATAAATgacattttctctcttcacctcatcaacACAAAACCCATAACAAATtaaatgctctcagaacacttactggtaCCAGATTTGAACAAGAGAAAGAATCCTTAGTATCTTCCACAAACTCTTTATATGCTCTACCTTGAAATATGCCCCACCTTCCTGGACATCCATCccgtcaaaagcaaatataacaaagctgcaaactacacaaaTTAGAGTACTCAGACTGATCATTggttgcctagcaaccacaaatactTAATGCCTACACAAGTAACAAAGATcttcccaatacaatcccacttTAATCTGCCCAGCATTCAGTTCTTGGCAGGTGCACAAGACCCTTCCCATCGAAATTactccataaccaaccatcaaACTCAAGAAGATATTAAAAAGCATACCACTACCTCAAATTTCAATTGCCTATACTTTCAGATCTCCCCACCCCAAACAACCACAGCACTGACTAAAATATATACGAGACTTCTGTATAAGAAGTCTCGTATAGTTCCAGCTTATAGAGTGATATTTCCTGATAGCACCACTCGAGAATTAGGGTACAAATTTTTAGAACAACACAAAGACCCTGCAGTAGCAACAGATTAAAAAAGTCATAATTTTAATTTTGTTACAAATATTCTTTTTGATCATAATGCGTTTTGAAATGCATCGAATCTTATTAACATTTAGATTTGGAATCATATTCCACCTGCAGATGGTTGCCATTTCAAAAGTCAGTTTAAATTCAATTAATATTCCTGGTTTGCTATATATGTGAGAACAGTCTGACTTGAAAACATTAAGCTTGTGTGTTTGACACATTGTCTGACCAGAAGGTGATTCTGATTATGATTTTGAGTAGTGTTTAGTGATCCCTGAACTCAACCTTGGTGGGTTGACCTATATACTACATCGTCATCATCAGACAAGTTACTCTGCAGTTCATGTAGGGATCTGTGAATTTCTTGTGCCCTTTGGGGAAGTTTCAGGTTGTAACAGTATTAGGCTTCTAATGGATTACCTTCTCCCAGTCAGTCCTTTAAAATGTGGTGTAATTGTACATTATTTGAAGCAAATATACTCTGAACTGTGTTTAGCAATACTGTGGTAAGCAAGGGACCTCTGTTATACATTTTAAtgcttttctttttaatataattTTCCATGGTGACAAATTGACAGTCATTAGAACTGAGATTGGTTTTGATTTCATTAGAAAGTTTAGTGGTCAGCACAGCATAGCTATTTTGTAATTCCATAGGTTTTTTTTGCACAACGTTTGGCCctacccttccatctctctcaatGTTACATAACAGGAAGAAGCTTATCAAAACTTTTTTCTCTCGTTATTGCTTATGTGCTCCATTACCATACAGATATTGCATATGTTTTGCAAATACTTGTTTAGATGATAGACTAGACCAGTCATATTGGCAATTATGTTTACAGCATTGAAGGAGAGTATGTACCtcaagaaggagatgaagtgactTATCGCTTGTGTCCCATACCCCCTAAACGAGAGAAGTACCAAGCAACACATGTGCGAATCATCAACTTTACACCTGAAGTGCATCATCGCTGGGATTGCAAACCTGATGAAGATCAACATTAGAATACCAGTGTCTTAAATATATACTCTCATAAACAAGGTCGTAATTATAACCTAAACTGGTGTGAGAAATTATCTTTCACAATTTGACTTGTAGGTGTTCACTTTGCATTGCCAGCTATGTTCAGAAGTAGATACCTATATGAATTCATAAATTCTTTACTTCTTTCCACTAATAAGAACACAAGCTCAGTATTATATGTGTAAAATTCAATCATCAGTAATGTAATTAAGCTGAAAAGTTGCTTATTGCTATTTTTAGAAACACAGGCATGCTTTTAAATAACTGATTCTGCATGAATGCATGTAAGTGAAAGTAGCCATTAACCACATGCCATGTTACCATGAATACATTCTTCAATTAGTTACTAAAATAGTAACTATTTTAGTTTTGTTACCTTACTCATCATTTATGAGACCAGCCCTCACTTTACATAACAGCTAAAAAGTAATAGCATCTTGTTTATTTTAGATGATTCACTTTATGTCTAATTTTTGCAAGAATTTTGACACTGATGCTTTTGGTAGTCAAGAATTTTATCACATCTCACGATTTATTCTTGCTAGTTTATTAGAGGACATAAAATGATATTGGGATGTATTGCAGTTGTTTTTAAATGGATGACATTTGATGTGTTAAACTGTAGTATAGAACTGTAGATTTGTAACTGAATTGTTATGAATCATTCAGTTTTCAGGTTGCATACATGCTTTGTTTGATAAGTTTAAGCATTTAGAATGTGTTAAAGCGCAATTGTTGTTGAGTTCCAGATTAATGTTGTAGTTAGTATCTACATTTTTTCGTATTCTTTTGTATAAATATACTGTTTTTTAATAATAAGCATTCTTTTATCTCAGTAAACATTAGTCTGTTAAAACCACTTTTAATGTTTGATAATTGCTTCTTTTGTTAATTAAGATTATAAAACCCATTTTGAAATATTGCATCTCAAATCAAGATTGTACAGCCCATTATGGAGCACTGCATCTCCTGAGTTAGTTTGTGCATAATACTCAGTAGGTCAAgaattgtatgattttttttttttgcatttcctttttttttcttgtcatatcTGCATAGATAATGTTTTTCTACACgagtgtttttttggggggagggggtgtacttATATAGGCATATCTTGTTTGTTATAATtttatgcccagattttcatcaTGATTTCACTTGGTTGTCATAGTTATAAAATCCTTTTAGGTTATTTAATATGGTGTAAGTATTGACAAACTACACATTTTGATAGCTCCATTGTTTTTTGGATTTTGTGAATTAAATGAAGACATTATGAATACaagggaaattcttttttatgTACTTTAACGTCTGTGAAAACTTAAGTGCCTTGCTTTTAACTTTAGTACAAATCATTtgaatttttcttgttttacctCCTTTGACATTCCCATGGCCATTTATCTTTGATTCTCCCTCTAAGTCATCAAAGCTTGCTCTTAGCAGTGTACTAAAATGAATGTGTATTAACGTGACATGAGCATAGCTGTATGCATTATATCATTCATGAAACTTTCCTTATGTTTCAGAACTAGAGCATAATTGAATTACAGACAATGGttttggtgataatgataatccagATCTTAGAATGCATCAATAGTTTGGAAAGATGCAACTCTAAACTTTTATTTTAATGTGTGGCATGATCACTTGTCACTTTTGGAGATAGACTGTACTGTTGTAAGAGTCTGGTTAAACagaattttctattttctatccTGATGTCAGTTAGATAAAAGACATGTAGTAAATTTAATAATTTCTGTATTGCATGTTTGCAATTCATAATTCATACACTAAGCATCTCCAGATAGTGCATATGTAAAGATATATTAATTTCACTGATATGTAAAATGTATCAGATTATAGATTTAATGCATGAAGCAGCTGGAGTTTAAAAACTATCTTACTTACAGAATGGTATATtcacccccacctttttttttttttttttttttgtctcttgctCAAATTCATAAGAATAGCTTGATATGAAGACAAGCTGTATTCATCAAATGTCTGAAATCTTTTATTTACAAATGAAATCAGTCAGATGACTTAAATGCTAAGTACTTCTTTTTGTCTTACTTTCTAAATCTTTTTTAGACCTTCAGTATCTATActctttattctcacctttctgGGGAAGACCAGTTTTATACAGAATCATGAAAGGAAATGCTGCTACTTTAACCGTAAAGGTAATGCCAAAAAAATTAACTTGAGTTCATAATTAAACAAACACGTGATAACTGAAAACACTAAAGCATATTCATAAGTATTCCTAGCCCTTATTAAATGTAACAAAGTAAACAAAAAGCAACGACTATCTTGATTAAAACATTAGATTGTTAATCTACCTGCATGTTTCGTTAAGTCATAAAGTGgcatttcatttcttccttccatTAGTCAACTATCAAAATGTGCTTCTATGTGATGTTCAACCATTCCAGTGCTAAAATATACTAATGTACCCCTAGGTATCAACGACTACATAGTTGACTTCCATTTTGTATGTCACCTCCTTATTGTGCCTTCTGCCATGGGCCCAGGTTTGAGTGTAGACCAAGGAtcagatggaaagatggagtgatggagGCGTTTGAGCActgtggcctgaacattcagggagtgagaggcatgcatgggattggATGAATTTGTGGGGGAAAGGTGATATGCACTGAACTAGGGCACATGAAGTAGTCAAGTTAAACCATGTAATAGTCTGTGGAACATAGATATGGATGATAGGCTATTGTTGCAGTATATTAAGAacttacatgatagctagagggtggatgtatgCAAAGGTCCTTGTTCATTTGTTTGTGATGTAAACTCACTAAGTTAGGAGAAGCAAATGACTATGAAATAAATTCACAATTATGCAGTTATAAAACTCTAGGAATCCTTTTATGGAGCCCCTGCAACCTCAAGGCTGTGCTATGATCaaaagcagggaagtgatggactcattTGGAACAAGTACTCCCTTTTGTCAACTGACAGTGATAAAATCTCATTGAAGGCAACTTTTGACCTGTGGTGAACCACAAGCTCCATGCAGAGTCTGGCAATACCTTGTTACATTCTATATGCCCCAGGATTCCCTTCtttctttatgaggctcctgaagcactcaggaagccagctACATCCACTAGTCAataccataggtcataaagtagATTGATGTTATGTAAGCATCTTTATGTAGAGAGGGTAGGGCAACGGAGTAGCAAGTGCTTGATGTCTTCGTTGTGGTAGTTGTATTGTGGGCATGACGAGTCTTGGGAGATCTTGAAATGGTGTTTCTAGTGCTGTCAGGATAAGTGATGTCTGGAGCACAGATGGGAAAGTGCAACTCATGTTTGTGAGGGAAGCGCTGCTTCAAATGGGTGgatatctggtgggttggagttttaaGACTCAGTTGGTAGTACTTGATGAGTTATTTCACTGTGtacgtgttttgtcagtgttatatttgttgggatggtgggatgtgtgaaaagagattgctgaagtgtgaggcagggataagctttGTGGAGacttgaagtgtgaggcagggataagctttGTGGAGacttgaagtgtgaggcagggataagctttGTGGAGacttgaagtgtgaggcaggggtaaactttttatttctactttgggGTTGATGATTACAAATAGAGTGATTTGGGTGGAAGGTATCCAGTGCTGTTGCTtagaactgagtgccaagcatgttaacATGGGATTGTAtttggaggatctttgtttccttgtgtaggtgttgagtttTTGTCACAAGGCAGCCACTAACTGATCTGAGCACTCTACTTTGTGGGTCTGCAGTTTTGAGA
This window harbors:
- the LOC139753290 gene encoding cold shock domain-containing protein CG9705-like — encoded protein: MSSPGSLTPDSPNKGLLLQIPSPIITRRNRTKSTTDIANSNPDVKGKVKYFCRSKGHGFITPDDGADDLFLHISDIEGEYVPQEGDEVTYRLCPIPPKREKYQATHVRIINFTPEVHHRWDCKPDEDQH